One Campylobacter concisus DNA segment encodes these proteins:
- a CDS encoding MFS transporter has translation MKEYLKLLKDERNFRLLSTIQLMCYFGVWFSHTGIFTLLISLDAPVWALTLSAAMAFIPGVVIAPFSGILVDKFSPKPMLVIMMAVETISVFMLLFINSLDFLWLLLLIIFVRNGVGGMYFQVEMSVLPKILSKKSLKLANEIHSIIWAVSYTAGMGLAGVYIHFFGIKSAFLLDGALYLCSFGFLYLLKLDELKPEFIEKPLKMLKNGLKYLKENRLIVHLIFLHAFVGITAYDAFIALLADYRYANLLSTSLVIGLLNASRSISLMFAPALLSKFMNKKTLIYIYIGQGLGIIIWALSLRNFYLSLIGIIFAGFCTSSLWSYTYTLLQQNCQKEFYGRVIAYNDMIFLGFSALISFAIGFLYELGLSVEMIAAFMGSLFFVGAFYYHVVSKRYEIR, from the coding sequence TTGAAAGAGTATCTTAAGCTTTTAAAGGACGAGAGAAATTTCCGCCTTTTAAGCACCATCCAGCTCATGTGCTACTTTGGTGTGTGGTTCTCGCACACTGGCATCTTTACGCTACTTATCTCGCTTGACGCTCCTGTATGGGCACTCACGCTAAGTGCGGCGATGGCATTTATCCCAGGTGTTGTCATCGCTCCATTTAGTGGCATTTTGGTGGATAAATTTAGCCCAAAACCTATGCTTGTGATCATGATGGCGGTTGAGACCATAAGCGTTTTTATGCTGCTTTTTATAAACTCACTTGATTTTTTATGGCTACTTTTGCTTATCATTTTCGTTAGAAACGGCGTTGGCGGGATGTATTTTCAAGTAGAGATGAGCGTGCTACCAAAAATTTTAAGCAAAAAGAGCCTAAAGCTCGCAAACGAGATCCACTCGATCATCTGGGCGGTCTCATACACCGCTGGCATGGGGCTTGCAGGCGTTTATATACACTTTTTTGGCATCAAAAGCGCCTTTTTGCTTGATGGAGCTCTTTATCTTTGCAGTTTTGGCTTTTTATATCTTTTAAAACTAGACGAGCTAAAGCCAGAATTTATAGAAAAACCTCTAAAAATGCTCAAAAATGGGCTTAAATACCTAAAAGAAAATAGACTCATCGTGCATCTTATATTTTTGCATGCCTTTGTTGGTATCACAGCTTATGACGCGTTTATCGCACTTTTGGCTGACTATAGATACGCAAATTTACTCTCAACTTCACTAGTTATTGGCCTGCTAAACGCCTCAAGGTCGATCTCGCTTATGTTTGCACCGGCCTTGCTTAGTAAATTTATGAACAAAAAAACGCTCATCTACATCTACATCGGTCAAGGGCTTGGCATCATCATCTGGGCGCTCTCTTTGCGAAATTTTTATCTCTCACTCATTGGCATCATCTTTGCAGGATTTTGCACGTCAAGCCTTTGGAGTTACACCTACACACTACTTCAGCAAAACTGCCAAAAAGAGTTTTACGGCAGAGTGATCGCGTATAATGATATGATTTTTCTTGGATTTAGCGCACTTATCTCATTTGCGATCGGCTTTTTATACGAGCTTGGACTAAGCGTGGAGATGATCGCAGCCTTTATGGGAAGCCTCTTTTTCGTTGGAGCCTTTTACTACCACGTAGTTTCAAAAAGGTATGAGATAAGGTAA
- a CDS encoding M16 family metallopeptidase: MKILDINVKNVKIPVVFESSKAMPVVSLKLVFKAAGSSQNGKLAGLARLSANLLNEGDMKLGSAKFAKELEVRAISLNASCGFETFCIDLNCLKEHFVFACGKLKELISAPNLTDEILNRCKTVTLGEIAANENDFDYVARQGLFELLYPKSVLAQPSIGTKKSIKAITLEDVRKFLNEHLDLSNLLCVLGGDIDEKQTKELASVLEILKPGKERKLERFSPSNKCESSEIIRQSEQAYIYFGAPFNVKPEEKYKAAVATFILGEGGFGSRLMEEIRVKRGLAYSAYARNLLNLSYSQLYGYMQTKNEKKDEAIAVIKEEILKFSKKGVSKAELEQAKKFLLGSLPLRLETLFKRLDIAQGEFYEYGELGAFLKDLDKISSLSLNELNSFIKAHAEINELSFCVLKNEI; encoded by the coding sequence ATGAAAATTTTAGATATCAATGTAAAAAATGTAAAAATTCCAGTCGTTTTTGAAAGCTCAAAAGCGATGCCAGTAGTGAGCCTAAAACTAGTTTTCAAAGCAGCTGGTAGTTCGCAAAATGGCAAGCTAGCAGGCCTTGCAAGACTAAGTGCAAATTTGCTAAACGAGGGCGATATGAAGCTAGGCTCGGCTAAATTTGCTAAAGAGCTTGAAGTGCGGGCTATTAGCCTAAACGCAAGCTGCGGCTTTGAGACATTTTGCATCGATCTAAACTGCCTAAAAGAGCACTTTGTCTTTGCGTGTGGCAAGCTAAAAGAGCTTATAAGCGCTCCAAATTTAACTGATGAAATTCTAAATAGGTGCAAAACCGTCACACTTGGCGAGATCGCAGCAAATGAAAACGACTTTGACTACGTGGCAAGGCAGGGACTCTTTGAGCTTTTATATCCAAAAAGCGTGCTTGCACAGCCTAGTATCGGCACTAAAAAGAGCATAAAAGCGATCACGCTTGAAGATGTGAGGAAATTTTTAAACGAGCATTTAGACCTTTCAAATTTGCTTTGCGTGCTTGGTGGCGACATCGACGAGAAGCAGACAAAAGAGCTTGCAAGTGTTTTAGAGATACTAAAACCTGGCAAGGAGCGAAAGCTAGAGCGCTTTAGCCCAAGCAACAAGTGCGAAAGTAGCGAGATCATAAGGCAAAGCGAGCAGGCATACATCTATTTTGGCGCGCCGTTTAATGTAAAACCTGAAGAAAAATACAAGGCGGCAGTGGCGACATTTATTTTAGGCGAGGGTGGCTTTGGCTCGAGGCTCATGGAGGAGATCCGCGTAAAAAGAGGGCTTGCATACAGCGCCTACGCTAGAAATTTGCTAAATCTCTCTTACAGCCAGCTTTACGGCTACATGCAGACAAAAAATGAGAAAAAAGACGAGGCGATCGCCGTTATAAAAGAGGAAATTTTAAAATTTAGCAAAAAAGGCGTTAGCAAGGCCGAGCTTGAGCAGGCGAAGAAATTTTTACTTGGCTCGTTGCCTCTTAGACTTGAGACGCTTTTTAAACGCCTTGACATCGCGCAAGGCGAGTTTTACGAATATGGCGAGCTTGGGGCATTTTTAAAGGACCTTGATAAAATTTCAAGCCTTTCGCTAAACGAGCTAAATAGCTTCATAAAAGCCCACGCAGAGATAAATGAGCTAAGTTTTTGTGTCCTAAAAAATGAAATTTGA
- a CDS encoding dehypoxanthine futalosine cyclase produces the protein MKRLSVNEAIDLIENAPLYELGKMALARKKELHPDNITTFIVDRNINYTNVCWVDCKFCAFYRHAKEEDAYVLSFEEIGKKIEELIAIGGTQILFQGGVHPKLKIEWYEELVAYISKHYPSITIHGFSAVEIDYIARVSKISTKEVLRRLNEKGLYSMPGAGAEILSDRVRDIIAPKKCDTADWLRIHKEAHELGMKTTATMMFGTVESTREIVEHWEHIRNLQDETAGFRAFILWSFQGLNTKLMQEFPEIKKQSSNVYLRLLAVSRLFLDNFKNIQSSWVTQGSYVGQLALLFGANDLGSTMMEENVVKAAGASFRMNQDQMIELIKDVGEIPAKRNTNYDILEKF, from the coding sequence TTGAAAAGACTTAGTGTAAATGAAGCCATCGATCTTATAGAAAATGCACCGCTTTACGAGCTTGGCAAGATGGCGCTAGCTAGAAAAAAAGAGCTTCATCCAGATAATATAACGACCTTCATCGTAGATCGCAACATCAACTATACAAATGTCTGCTGGGTGGATTGTAAATTTTGCGCATTTTACCGCCACGCAAAAGAAGAGGACGCTTATGTGCTAAGTTTTGAGGAGATCGGCAAGAAGATCGAGGAGCTAATCGCCATTGGCGGCACGCAAATTTTATTTCAAGGTGGCGTTCATCCAAAGCTAAAGATCGAGTGGTACGAGGAGCTTGTCGCCTACATCAGCAAGCACTATCCAAGCATCACGATACATGGTTTTTCTGCCGTTGAGATCGACTACATCGCAAGAGTTTCAAAAATTTCTACAAAAGAGGTCTTAAGACGCCTAAACGAAAAGGGCTTATACTCGATGCCAGGGGCTGGAGCGGAGATCTTAAGCGACAGAGTGCGTGACATCATCGCCCCTAAAAAGTGTGACACCGCAGACTGGCTTCGCATACACAAAGAGGCGCACGAGCTTGGCATGAAAACGACTGCGACGATGATGTTTGGCACGGTTGAGAGCACTCGTGAGATCGTGGAACACTGGGAGCATATCAGAAATTTACAAGATGAAACGGCTGGATTTAGGGCATTTATACTTTGGAGCTTTCAAGGGCTAAATACAAAGCTCATGCAAGAATTCCCAGAGATCAAAAAGCAAAGCTCAAACGTCTATCTAAGGCTTCTTGCAGTCTCAAGGCTCTTTTTGGATAACTTTAAAAATATCCAAAGCAGCTGGGTCACGCAGGGCAGCTACGTAGGCCAGCTAGCGCTTCTTTTTGGTGCAAACGACCTTGGTAGCACGATGATGGAAGAAAACGTCGTAAAGGCCGCAGGAGCAAGCTTTAGGATGAATCAAGACCAGATGATCGAGCTTATAAAAGATGTCGGAGAAATTCCAGCTAAGCGCAACACAAACTACGATATTTTGGAGAAATTTTAG
- a CDS encoding WG repeat-containing protein — MKQTFEIVGEFKEGLARIKKFGNYGFINEAGEQVIACNFSDVSDFCEGLARVKKFGKFGFIDKNGVQVIECKFDDANDFCNGYAKVKVNGKWLEIDSSGKDPNVSESSEEIQTEIGNVDVIKLKKDESENKAEISKDDVVISDNNKVEKSIKIDDIKSSTMVKNMVEIDGKWHEVGATNSEGKIEISKDGNFVIVDENNNKVELPINFARPDALKDMLSNGEVQEWTKVSVNGKSEFFDKDNNKIIPSKDGTFVIRDGDSKIEISKDGNAVIIDGNNKVEIPLNPSDMKVSKESSTVVKNMININGKWQEIDGEEKFGQNDIKVVPLKDEDTMIKDDKSKKSEISKNGNTVTANEANKKENLSQASSSGSLKKGSVKHNVRDWFEEKEKKSEGKKEESSEHELLSSVVIFIVIILLVSFFKR; from the coding sequence ATGAAGCAGACTTTTGAGATAGTTGGCGAATTTAAAGAAGGCTTAGCTAGGATCAAGAAATTTGGCAACTATGGTTTTATAAATGAAGCAGGAGAACAGGTCATTGCGTGCAATTTTAGTGATGTAAGCGACTTTTGTGAAGGGCTGGCCAGGGTTAAAAAATTTGGCAAATTTGGCTTTATAGATAAGAATGGTGTTCAGGTAATTGAATGTAAATTTGATGATGCAAACGATTTTTGCAATGGCTATGCAAAGGTTAAAGTAAATGGCAAATGGCTTGAGATAGATAGTAGCGGAAAAGATCCTAATGTCAGTGAGAGTAGCGAAGAAATTCAAACAGAGATTGGCAATGTTGATGTTATCAAGCTTAAAAAAGATGAATCTGAAAATAAAGCGGAAATTTCAAAAGACGATGTAGTTATTAGTGATAATAACAAAGTAGAAAAGTCAATAAAAATTGATGATATTAAAAGCTCAACTATGGTTAAAAATATGGTTGAGATAGATGGAAAATGGCATGAGGTAGGTGCAACTAACAGCGAAGGTAAAATAGAAATTTCAAAAGATGGAAATTTTGTAATAGTTGATGAAAATAACAATAAAGTAGAACTCCCAATAAATTTTGCAAGACCTGACGCTCTTAAAGATATGCTATCTAATGGTGAGGTTCAAGAGTGGACCAAGGTTAGTGTCAATGGAAAGAGTGAGTTTTTTGATAAAGACAACAATAAGATCATTCCATCAAAAGATGGCACATTTGTGATCCGTGATGGAGATAGTAAAATAGAAATTTCAAAGGATGGCAACGCTGTAATCATTGATGGCAATAACAAAGTAGAAATTCCTCTAAATCCAAGCGATATGAAAGTCTCTAAAGAGAGCTCAACTGTCGTTAAAAATATGATTAATATAAATGGCAAATGGCAAGAAATAGATGGCGAGGAAAAATTTGGTCAAAATGATATCAAAGTAGTACCTTTAAAAGATGAAGATACTATGATAAAAGATGACAAAAGTAAAAAATCAGAAATTTCAAAAAATGGCAATACTGTTACAGCCAATGAAGCCAATAAAAAAGAAAATTTATCACAAGCTAGTAGTAGTGGGAGTTTAAAAAAAGGTTCTGTTAAACACAATGTTAGAGATTGGTTTGAGGAAAAGGAGAAAAAGAGTGAGGGTAAGAAGGAAGAGTCTTCTGAACATGAGCTTTTGTCTTCAGTAGTTATCTTTATAGTTATAATTTTATTAGTTAGTTTCTTTAAAAGATAG
- a CDS encoding SPFH domain-containing protein, producing the protein MQVETFGVLVVVLVIFAFLFLKAGIKIVSQADNLLIERLGKFHKVLDGGFHIIIPFVDQIRAIITIKEQLVDITKQQVITKDNVNISVDGIVFLKVFDAKMAVYNVDNYKRAIANLAMTTLRGEIGAMNLDDTLSSRDRLNAALQVALGDAAGNWGVKIMRVEISEISVPLGIEEAMNMQMKAEREKRAIELKALAEKEALIRNAEALKQEKVLQAEAIERMADAKKYEQIAIATAQKEAMDMINDSMSKNANAAEFLLARDRVGAFSELAKNSSKDKILVPYEAAELIGSLSVLKNFLAKDKA; encoded by the coding sequence ATGCAAGTTGAGACATTTGGCGTTTTAGTCGTTGTTTTGGTCATTTTTGCATTTTTGTTTTTAAAAGCTGGCATCAAGATCGTATCGCAAGCAGATAACTTGCTGATCGAGCGACTTGGTAAATTTCACAAGGTGCTTGACGGGGGATTTCACATCATAATCCCATTTGTCGATCAGATAAGAGCTATCATAACTATAAAAGAGCAGCTTGTTGATATCACAAAACAGCAAGTTATCACAAAAGATAATGTTAATATTAGCGTTGATGGTATCGTCTTTTTAAAGGTATTTGACGCAAAAATGGCGGTTTATAACGTAGATAACTACAAGCGTGCCATTGCAAATTTAGCCATGACAACGCTTCGTGGCGAGATAGGCGCGATGAATCTTGATGATACGCTAAGCTCTCGTGACCGCCTAAATGCCGCACTTCAAGTAGCCCTTGGCGACGCAGCTGGCAACTGGGGCGTAAAGATCATGAGGGTTGAAATTTCTGAAATTTCTGTCCCACTTGGCATCGAAGAGGCGATGAATATGCAGATGAAGGCTGAGCGTGAAAAGCGCGCGATCGAGCTAAAAGCCTTGGCTGAAAAAGAGGCACTCATCCGCAACGCAGAGGCACTAAAACAAGAAAAAGTGCTTCAAGCAGAGGCGATAGAGCGTATGGCTGATGCGAAAAAATACGAGCAAATCGCCATCGCAACGGCTCAAAAAGAGGCTATGGATATGATAAATGACAGCATGAGCAAAAACGCAAATGCGGCTGAATTTTTGCTTGCGCGCGACAGGGTCGGGGCGTTTAGCGAGCTAGCTAAAAATAGCTCAAAAGATAAAATTTTAGTCCCTTATGAGGCGGCTGAACTCATCGGCTCGCTTAGTGTTTTAAAAAATTTCTTAGCTAAGGATAAGGCGTGA
- a CDS encoding NfeD family protein, whose amino-acid sequence MISPFIMIAIGALLCVAELMLFSFYLLFFGVAFIIVGAINFGFNFEWPYQILGVAALAIILLVLLKAPLKSKFMAKKESFNEEFLDEAGVGEIRENMVYFKGTLWKYDGALKNGEKVQVLGTKGDKVILK is encoded by the coding sequence GTGATAAGTCCTTTTATAATGATAGCCATAGGCGCGCTCTTGTGCGTGGCTGAGCTTATGCTATTTTCGTTTTATCTGCTCTTTTTTGGCGTCGCTTTTATCATCGTTGGGGCGATAAATTTTGGTTTTAATTTTGAGTGGCCATATCAAATTTTAGGTGTTGCAGCACTTGCCATTATCTTGCTTGTGCTCTTAAAAGCGCCGTTAAAGAGTAAATTTATGGCTAAAAAAGAGAGCTTTAATGAGGAATTTTTAGACGAAGCTGGCGTTGGTGAGATCAGAGAAAATATGGTCTATTTTAAAGGCACTCTTTGGAAGTATGACGGAGCGCTAAAAAATGGCGAAAAAGTGCAGGTTTTAGGCACTAAAGGCGACAAAGTTATATTAAAATAA
- a CDS encoding polyribonucleotide nucleotidyltransferase, with product MQYSIEVNNQVEIFDLNKVAKQASGAVLLRVKNTVVLATVAREDVQVEEDFLPLTVQYIEKAYAAGKIPGGYVKRETKPGDFETLTARIIDRSLRPLFPKGYAYPTQIVVMVLSADPEVDLQVVSLNAASVALYLSDIPVNRPVCGVRVGYIDDKFVINPSNSELKQSAIDLYVAGTKDELLMIEMRSLPQQTTQLIPMVAIEPMIDPSLSDSMAQKQVMNEFSEDKMVEAIDFAGKAILRASNAYEEAFKEHKKEDAPLELKPEIENENIAIYIDKFYKAEVKNAINQMAKSERASELGKIAKQISSDEVAQKEGWDEAVISNVLGKYKKKIVREQIINEGVRADGRGLEEVRPISIETNVLPNAHGSCLFTRGQTQALVVATLGTDSDAQMYDMLTEKTALVEKFMFNYNFPGFSVGEASPLKAPGRRELGHGNLAKRALAPSIDLASPYTIRVVSEILESNGSSSMASVCGGSLALRAAGVNTQKLVAGVAMGLIFEGDKHAVLTDIMGLEDHDGDMDFKVAGTSDGITALQMDIKLGGISLEVLKEALYQAKRGREHILALMTQADKNIEINEDVLPKLELFSVDPSKIVDIIGQAGKTIKEIIEKFEVSIDLDREKGEVKIAGGAKKNVDAAKDYIISITSKENSRSFGKKPFKHDKDRVKPTFNIGDEFVGSVKSVVDFGVFIELKNGVDGLLHISKIKSPLNVGDQVKVCVSEQKGNKISLSLVE from the coding sequence ATGCAATATAGTATAGAAGTCAATAATCAGGTCGAAATTTTTGACCTTAATAAAGTAGCTAAACAAGCTAGCGGGGCAGTGCTTTTAAGGGTGAAAAACACCGTAGTTTTAGCAACTGTGGCAAGAGAAGATGTGCAAGTTGAAGAGGATTTTTTGCCTCTAACGGTGCAATACATCGAAAAAGCCTACGCTGCTGGTAAAATCCCAGGCGGTTACGTCAAGCGTGAGACCAAGCCAGGCGACTTTGAGACGCTAACAGCTCGCATCATAGATAGATCGCTTCGCCCACTTTTCCCAAAAGGCTACGCATACCCAACGCAGATCGTTGTCATGGTGCTTTCGGCTGATCCTGAGGTTGATTTGCAAGTTGTGAGCCTAAATGCGGCTTCAGTTGCACTTTACCTTAGCGACATCCCTGTAAATCGCCCAGTTTGTGGTGTAAGAGTTGGATATATAGATGATAAATTTGTTATAAACCCAAGCAACTCTGAGCTAAAACAAAGTGCGATCGATCTTTATGTAGCTGGCACAAAAGATGAGCTTTTGATGATAGAGATGAGGAGCTTGCCTCAGCAAACTACGCAGCTCATACCGATGGTAGCGATCGAGCCGATGATAGATCCAAGCCTAAGCGATAGTATGGCGCAAAAGCAAGTGATGAATGAATTTAGCGAAGATAAGATGGTTGAGGCGATAGACTTTGCTGGCAAGGCTATATTAAGAGCTAGCAACGCTTATGAAGAGGCGTTTAAAGAGCATAAAAAAGAGGACGCCCCGCTTGAGCTAAAACCAGAGATAGAAAACGAAAATATCGCTATTTACATCGATAAATTTTATAAAGCAGAGGTTAAAAATGCGATCAACCAAATGGCAAAGAGTGAGCGTGCTAGCGAGCTTGGCAAGATCGCTAAGCAAATTTCAAGCGATGAGGTAGCTCAAAAAGAGGGCTGGGACGAGGCTGTTATCTCAAATGTCCTTGGTAAATATAAAAAGAAAATAGTAAGAGAGCAGATCATAAATGAAGGCGTTAGAGCCGACGGACGCGGGCTTGAAGAGGTTAGACCTATTAGCATCGAGACAAACGTGCTTCCAAACGCTCACGGCTCTTGTTTGTTTACCAGAGGTCAAACTCAAGCGCTAGTTGTTGCCACGCTTGGCACTGACAGCGACGCTCAGATGTATGATATGCTCACTGAAAAGACAGCTTTGGTTGAGAAATTTATGTTTAACTACAACTTCCCAGGCTTTAGCGTAGGTGAAGCAAGCCCACTTAAAGCTCCAGGCAGGCGTGAGCTTGGACATGGAAATTTAGCCAAACGTGCCCTTGCACCAAGCATCGATCTAGCTTCTCCATATACGATAAGGGTCGTTTCAGAAATTTTAGAGAGCAACGGCTCAAGCTCTATGGCTAGCGTTTGCGGTGGTTCGCTCGCACTTAGAGCAGCTGGGGTCAATACCCAAAAACTAGTCGCTGGTGTTGCGATGGGTCTTATATTTGAAGGCGATAAACACGCAGTTTTAACTGATATCATGGGACTTGAAGACCACGACGGCGATATGGACTTTAAAGTTGCTGGCACAAGTGATGGCATCACAGCGCTTCAGATGGATATCAAGCTTGGAGGCATCAGCCTAGAGGTGCTAAAAGAGGCACTTTATCAAGCAAAACGCGGCAGAGAGCATATCCTTGCTCTAATGACACAGGCTGATAAAAATATAGAGATAAACGAAGATGTGCTTCCAAAACTTGAGCTATTTAGCGTTGATCCAAGCAAGATCGTAGATATCATCGGTCAAGCTGGCAAGACTATAAAAGAGATCATTGAGAAATTTGAAGTTTCAATCGACCTTGATAGAGAAAAAGGCGAAGTTAAAATCGCAGGCGGCGCTAAGAAAAACGTCGATGCGGCAAAAGACTACATCATCTCGATCACTTCAAAAGAGAACTCTCGCTCATTTGGCAAAAAGCCATTTAAACACGACAAAGACCGCGTAAAACCGACATTTAATATCGGAGATGAATTTGTTGGAAGCGTAAAAAGCGTAGTTGATTTTGGAGTATTTATCGAGCTAAAAAACGGTGTTGATGGTCTGCTTCACATCTCAAAGATAAAGAGCCCATTAAACGTAGGCGATCAGGTAAAAGTGTGTGTGAGCGAGCAAAAAGGAAACAAAATTTCGCTCTCTTTGGTTGAATAA
- a CDS encoding copper resistance protein NlpE: protein MKNFIFALSAALLLAGCATSNQSASVPQGKCEVKGSCMAPVSSIEGTYKAFLPCASCMGIDSTLTLKKDGTFESVMNYKSKDNYKAVSKGKYSVKNGVITTVDEYKEKSFYKIDGENLKMLDMDQKEVTGELKDKYIFKRVK from the coding sequence ATGAAAAATTTTATCTTTGCACTAAGTGCGGCTCTACTATTAGCAGGTTGCGCTACGTCAAACCAAAGCGCGAGCGTTCCACAAGGCAAATGTGAAGTAAAAGGTAGCTGCATGGCTCCAGTAAGCAGCATCGAAGGCACTTACAAGGCATTTTTACCTTGTGCTAGCTGCATGGGCATAGACTCAACCCTTACACTAAAAAAAGACGGCACATTTGAAAGTGTGATGAACTACAAGTCAAAAGATAACTACAAAGCCGTTAGCAAGGGCAAATACTCGGTCAAAAATGGCGTTATCACAACCGTTGATGAGTATAAAGAAAAGAGCTTTTATAAGATCGATGGCGAGAACCTAAAGATGCTTGACATGGATCAAAAAGAGGTCACTGGCGAGCTAAAAGATAAATACATCTTTAAACGCGTAAAATAA
- a CDS encoding universal stress protein, whose protein sequence is MKYKKLLFPIGAGDDIEPRIYGALKVAQWFKAHMEILTCQLDPSVVYNMKMTLRGGVLFEEFLKSAKSELAVEHEENEKLFNKICAELGIKVSDEVIEDVCTANFTIHNGKRSAIVEQESKFCDLVVAAVPLDGKITGTFESAVLKSGKNAIVIPRKMREFRADNILVSWTGTTQSSRALTGAIDLLKSAKKVQCITSKASLGDNAELNLKKLEEYFKIHNISASFEVIATTTIPGEALLKAANDRNADLIVASRYGENGLMEMVLGGTSRFFLEHTNIPVYL, encoded by the coding sequence ATGAAATACAAAAAGTTGCTTTTTCCAATAGGAGCAGGGGACGATATCGAGCCAAGAATTTACGGTGCTTTAAAGGTTGCACAATGGTTTAAAGCTCACATGGAGATCCTCACTTGCCAACTAGATCCAAGCGTGGTTTATAATATGAAAATGACGCTTCGTGGTGGAGTGCTTTTTGAGGAATTCTTAAAATCAGCCAAGTCAGAGCTTGCGGTTGAACACGAAGAGAACGAAAAGCTTTTTAATAAAATTTGCGCAGAGCTTGGCATAAAAGTGAGCGACGAGGTCATCGAAGATGTCTGCACTGCAAATTTCACGATCCATAATGGAAAAAGAAGTGCCATAGTTGAGCAAGAGAGTAAATTTTGCGATCTAGTCGTAGCTGCAGTGCCACTTGATGGCAAGATCACTGGCACATTTGAGTCAGCTGTTTTAAAAAGCGGCAAAAATGCGATCGTTATCCCTAGAAAGATGCGTGAATTTAGGGCTGATAACATCCTTGTAAGCTGGACAGGCACTACTCAAAGCTCAAGAGCCCTAACTGGCGCGATCGATCTCTTAAAGAGCGCTAAAAAAGTTCAGTGCATCACTTCAAAAGCAAGCCTTGGTGATAATGCCGAGCTAAATCTTAAAAAACTTGAAGAGTACTTTAAGATTCATAATATCAGTGCTAGTTTTGAAGTTATAGCAACTACAACGATACCTGGCGAGGCACTTTTAAAAGCTGCAAATGATAGAAACGCAGACCTTATCGTAGCTAGCAGATACGGCGAAAACGGACTAATGGAGATGGTCCTTGGCGGAACATCAAGATTTTTCTTAGAACATACAAATATCCCAGTTTATCTATAA
- a CDS encoding copper resistance protein NlpE, giving the protein MKYLFAILISFFIIGCAKNENLKPQNQEQTQKSKEEKPLLRDEKPKKPEKLILSNSIYTSYYTTLPCSNCEGVKTILTLNKDKTYTKTMLTMDKAATLVEKGGTFDVDESAIVLKDESGALSYFVPNKNSLLQLDDKKNKRVGVLAQIYNYEPVNKAYKDSFFARFSKFKDKNGFLELVLVPSKNGAKISFYSSLKDGSPLCKFNSELLYDKGIFYLLDEKGVALSVHKTANDIFVIANDKICKNAHISGHYKREKGRSSLFGKGFFAKLTNESANADVMKFYGAKNIKRDNTKKENSYIVTNKNERIFEYTLLNGIITSIEIYSNEFKTPENISLKSNFKDIKNALVISKFQSDANNIYLKIDSHDMLIKLKNPLAQDITSLSQISDEAQIEQITLMWNQ; this is encoded by the coding sequence ATGAAATATCTTTTTGCCATACTTATCTCATTTTTCATCATCGGCTGCGCGAAAAATGAAAATTTAAAGCCACAAAACCAAGAGCAAACACAAAAATCAAAAGAAGAAAAACCACTTCTTAGAGACGAAAAACCCAAAAAACCAGAAAAACTAATACTTTCAAACTCTATCTACACGAGCTACTACACGACCTTGCCATGCTCAAACTGCGAGGGCGTAAAGACTATCTTAACTCTAAATAAAGACAAAACCTACACAAAAACTATGCTTACGATGGATAAGGCTGCTACCTTGGTAGAAAAAGGCGGCACTTTCGATGTCGATGAGAGCGCTATCGTGCTAAAAGATGAAAGTGGCGCACTAAGCTACTTTGTGCCAAACAAAAACTCACTTCTTCAGCTTGATGATAAGAAAAATAAGCGAGTTGGCGTGCTAGCTCAAATTTATAACTACGAGCCAGTAAATAAGGCTTATAAAGATAGTTTTTTTGCTAGATTTTCTAAATTTAAAGACAAAAATGGCTTTTTAGAGCTTGTGCTTGTGCCTAGCAAAAACGGCGCAAAGATAAGCTTTTACTCATCGCTAAAAGATGGCTCGCCACTTTGTAAATTTAACTCAGAGCTGCTTTACGACAAGGGCATTTTTTACCTTTTGGATGAAAAAGGCGTGGCTTTAAGCGTGCATAAAACCGCTAACGACATCTTCGTAATCGCAAACGATAAAATTTGCAAAAATGCTCACATAAGCGGACACTACAAAAGAGAAAAAGGCAGATCTAGCCTCTTTGGCAAGGGCTTTTTTGCGAAACTTACAAACGAGTCAGCAAATGCTGATGTGATGAAATTTTATGGCGCAAAAAACATAAAAAGAGACAATACTAAAAAAGAAAATAGCTACATCGTCACAAATAAAAACGAGAGAATTTTTGAATACACATTGCTAAATGGCATCATCACAAGCATCGAAATTTACTCAAATGAGTTTAAAACTCCTGAAAATATTAGCCTAAAATCAAATTTCAAAGATATAAAAAACGCACTTGTCATCTCTAAATTTCAAAGCGACGCAAACAATATCTATCTAAAAATAGACAGCCACGACATGCTCATAAAGCTTAAAAATCCGCTCGCACAAGATATAACAAGCTTAAGCCAGATATCAGACGAGGCGCAAATAGAGCAGATAACTCTGATGTGGAACCAGTAG